The Pedobacter mucosus genome window below encodes:
- a CDS encoding TspO/MBR family protein, with product MKFKPLALIINIAIPLSIGALGGWATAQSVKTWYPTLNKPSFNPPNWLFAPVWTSLYILIGIAAYLVWIKRDKIVHLPRTIAIYFIQLILNLGWSFIFFYQHEIGFALAEIIFLLVIIIVNAIMFYKIDKWAGLIFIPYILWVGFATFLTYNIFILN from the coding sequence ATGAAGTTTAAACCTTTAGCATTAATTATAAATATTGCCATTCCATTATCAATTGGCGCTTTAGGCGGATGGGCAACCGCCCAGTCTGTTAAAACCTGGTATCCAACGCTTAATAAACCATCTTTCAATCCACCAAATTGGTTATTTGCGCCTGTTTGGACAAGCCTTTACATTCTAATTGGCATTGCAGCATATTTAGTGTGGATTAAACGTGATAAAATTGTTCATTTGCCCAGAACGATAGCCATCTATTTTATTCAGTTGATATTAAACTTAGGCTGGTCCTTCATCTTCTTCTATCAACATGAAATAGGTTTTGCACTGGCAGAAATTATATTTCTTTTAGTTATCATCATTGTAAATGCAATTATGTTTTACAAAATTGATAAATGGGCCGGATTAATTTTTATTCCTTACATTCTTTGGGTAGGTTTTGCAACATTTTTAACCTACAACATCTTCATATTGAACTAA
- a CDS encoding M28 family metallopeptidase, with product MKKIYALTLFITICFSANAQTIVNRKSDIEKMVITVNTDSLKSYISKMVSFGTRNTLSDIKSKSKGIGASRNWVVSKFNQFAKSSEGRLTAFLDTITFKSDGKRVDQPTLLGNAVAILKGTDANDKRVYVVSGHLDSRVTDVMNRTSDAPGANDDGSGVAGVIEAARIMSQYKFAATIIFVAVSGEEQSLLGSGFMAAKAKKEGWNIDAMLNNDMIGSNNSSETQIIDNTKLRVFSEGLPSFELDKYAKNIRQFGLENDGKSRQLARYVKEVGERYVDQLEVKLIYRNDRFLRGGDHTPFVDNGFTAVRITEMNENFDHQHQDLRTEKGIKYGDLQEFMDFEYLRKNTGVNIAVLANLAKAPSEPTEVKIDVKNLSNSSLLYWKAPLNGSVKGYYVLMRETSSPTWEKKFYTTATELRLPYSKDNYLFAVQSVGNEENESLAVVPGVGR from the coding sequence ATGAAAAAAATCTACGCCTTAACCTTATTTATAACCATTTGTTTCTCTGCAAATGCACAAACAATAGTTAATAGAAAATCAGATATAGAAAAAATGGTCATCACTGTTAATACTGATTCTCTGAAATCCTATATATCCAAAATGGTTTCTTTTGGAACAAGGAATACCTTGAGCGATATTAAAAGCAAGAGCAAAGGTATTGGAGCTTCTAGAAATTGGGTGGTAAGTAAGTTTAATCAGTTCGCAAAATCAAGCGAGGGCAGGTTAACAGCTTTCCTAGATACGATAACTTTTAAATCCGATGGAAAAAGAGTTGATCAACCTACTTTATTAGGAAATGCTGTTGCAATTTTAAAAGGCACCGACGCCAATGATAAACGTGTTTATGTTGTGAGTGGGCATTTGGATAGCCGTGTTACCGATGTAATGAACCGCACCAGTGATGCGCCAGGAGCCAATGATGATGGTAGTGGCGTTGCAGGCGTTATCGAAGCAGCTAGAATAATGAGTCAATATAAATTTGCAGCAACCATAATTTTTGTAGCCGTTAGTGGCGAAGAACAATCATTATTAGGATCGGGTTTTATGGCCGCTAAAGCAAAAAAAGAGGGTTGGAATATTGATGCCATGTTAAATAATGACATGATCGGCAGCAACAACAGTAGTGAAACTCAAATTATAGATAACACAAAACTTCGTGTTTTTAGTGAAGGTTTACCTAGTTTCGAATTGGATAAATACGCTAAAAACATCCGTCAGTTTGGACTCGAAAATGATGGAAAAAGCAGACAACTTGCCCGCTATGTTAAAGAAGTTGGCGAACGTTATGTAGATCAATTAGAGGTTAAATTAATTTACCGAAACGATAGATTTTTAAGAGGTGGTGATCATACTCCTTTCGTAGACAATGGTTTTACAGCGGTAAGAATTACTGAAATGAATGAAAACTTTGATCACCAACATCAAGACTTAAGAACGGAAAAAGGAATTAAATATGGAGATCTTCAAGAATTTATGGATTTTGAATACCTAAGAAAAAACACAGGTGTGAATATTGCTGTGTTGGCAAATCTTGCAAAAGCTCCATCTGAACCTACAGAAGTTAAAATTGATGTAAAAAACTTAAGTAATTCTTCACTTTTATATTGGAAAGCTCCTTTAAATGGATCAGTTAAAGGTTATTATGTTTTAATGAGAGAAACCAGCAGTCCTACTTGGGAGAAGAAATTCTATACAACGGCAACTGAACTTCGCTTGCCGTACAGTAAAGATAATTACCTTTTTGCAGTTCAAAGTGTTGGTAATGAAGAAAATGAAAGTTTAGCAGTTGTTCCTGGTGTTGGTCGATAA
- a CDS encoding response regulator, whose amino-acid sequence MMEDNRDSLCLIDVLIVEETLIDQKILARYLAEYDISYAIASDLPSAMHAFKSNRFKLLLLGIELFEMKGLELVALLRNNLSINIPIVAITAHEIDDIKEQCFKTGMNACFSKPIAKVDLVGILTQFLPIEN is encoded by the coding sequence ATGATGGAAGATAATAGAGATTCCTTATGTTTGATAGACGTTTTAATTGTTGAAGAAACTTTAATCGATCAAAAAATATTGGCTAGATATTTAGCTGAATATGATATTAGCTATGCAATTGCCAGTGATTTGCCTTCAGCTATGCATGCATTTAAATCTAATCGCTTTAAATTACTTTTATTAGGTATTGAGTTATTTGAAATGAAGGGCTTAGAATTGGTAGCGCTTTTAAGAAATAACTTATCCATCAATATCCCCATAGTTGCCATTACGGCTCATGAAATTGATGATATAAAAGAACAATGTTTTAAAACTGGAATGAACGCTTGCTTTTCCAAGCCAATTGCTAAAGTAGATTTAGTAGGTATACTTACGCAATTTTTACCTATCGAAAATTGA
- a CDS encoding alpha/beta fold hydrolase: MNDILIRNNVKIKGEGSQVILFAHGFGCAQNSWQYITDAFLKDYKVILFDYVGSGDSDISQYDYHKYSTLDGYACDVLDIIEALDLQNIIFVGHSVSSMIGMIAAIQKPEAFKKLIFIGPSPRYLNDKDYIGGFEAEDLESIFTHIAEDYEGWAKEISPLVMSAPDRPELAAFLQKSFEETNPNIALAFAMATFKSDYRSELKNLDISNLTLQCSSDIMAPVSVGNYIFENNPRNFLVVMQATGHYPHISEPEETIKEIKDFISDYKSYDIPSKLLND, from the coding sequence TTGAACGATATACTTATTAGAAATAACGTAAAAATTAAGGGAGAAGGATCCCAGGTAATATTATTTGCCCACGGATTTGGCTGTGCTCAAAACTCATGGCAATACATTACAGATGCATTTTTGAAAGATTACAAAGTCATTCTTTTCGACTATGTAGGTTCTGGAGATTCAGATATAAGTCAATATGACTACCACAAATATTCTACACTGGATGGTTATGCCTGCGATGTGCTCGACATTATTGAAGCCTTAGACCTTCAGAACATTATCTTTGTTGGCCATTCCGTTAGCAGTATGATTGGCATGATCGCCGCAATACAGAAACCAGAAGCATTTAAAAAACTTATATTTATAGGTCCGTCGCCTCGATATTTGAACGATAAGGATTACATTGGTGGCTTTGAAGCTGAAGATCTAGAGTCTATTTTTACTCACATAGCAGAAGATTATGAAGGCTGGGCGAAAGAGATTTCTCCATTAGTTATGAGTGCACCCGACAGACCAGAATTAGCTGCATTTTTGCAAAAATCTTTTGAAGAAACAAATCCAAATATTGCGTTAGCTTTTGCGATGGCAACATTCAAATCAGACTACCGGTCGGAACTTAAAAACCTTGATATTTCTAATTTAACATTGCAATGCTCGAGTGATATCATGGCTCCAGTTTCTGTAGGAAATTACATTTTCGAAAATAATCCCAGAAATTTTCTAGTGGTAATGCAAGCTACTGGGCACTATCCGCACATTAGTGAACCTGAAGAAACGATTAAGGAAATAAAAGATTTTATAAGTGATTATAAGTCTTACGATATTCCTAGCAAACTTTTAAATGATTAA
- a CDS encoding ectonucleotide pyrophosphatase/phosphodiesterase, with translation MLKIKYGVCLVVSTFFLLTESRVQAQSDTTQHIMVDRKKDPSQIKKPYVILISADGFRYDYAERYRAQHLIKLSQEGVQAKSMIPSFPSVTFPNHYSIVTGMYPSHHGLVNNSFLDENTGERYSMSAKAKVLEGKWYGGTPLWVLAEQHKMISANMFWVGSEAEIKGIRPTYYYDYTEKFSVGKRIEIIKDWLSLPEDKRPHLITFYLSEPDHTSHSYGPDAPQTEQAVKMIDSVVFQLTEAIKPLKLPVNYIFLSDHGMTAVDRDHPIATPKAIDTAKYIIASSGTLMDIHAKNKADILPLFQTLKNEEKDYKVYLKTEMPAHFHYNATDDRMNRIGDILLVPEWPKVFSSRKPGAGYHGFDPEKVKDMHATFFAWGPAFKKQLKIPSFENVNVYPLIANMLGLSYQEKIDGKLEVLKSILK, from the coding sequence ATGTTAAAAATTAAATATGGTGTTTGCCTAGTTGTTTCCACTTTCTTTTTACTTACTGAAAGTCGCGTTCAGGCGCAAAGCGATACTACGCAACACATCATGGTGGACAGGAAAAAGGATCCATCACAAATTAAAAAACCTTATGTAATTCTTATCTCTGCAGATGGTTTTAGGTATGACTACGCAGAGCGATATAGAGCGCAACATTTGATTAAACTTAGTCAAGAAGGTGTCCAAGCAAAGTCCATGATTCCAAGTTTTCCTTCAGTTACATTCCCTAATCATTACAGCATTGTAACAGGCATGTATCCTTCACACCACGGACTTGTTAATAATTCTTTTTTAGATGAAAACACAGGTGAGCGGTATTCCATGAGTGCTAAAGCAAAAGTGCTGGAGGGAAAATGGTATGGTGGCACACCACTTTGGGTGCTGGCTGAACAACATAAAATGATTTCTGCAAATATGTTTTGGGTAGGATCTGAAGCTGAGATAAAGGGCATTCGTCCGACATATTATTATGATTATACAGAAAAATTTAGTGTTGGTAAAAGGATAGAAATTATTAAAGATTGGTTAAGTCTACCTGAAGATAAAAGACCACATTTAATTACTTTCTATTTATCAGAACCTGATCATACAAGCCATAGCTATGGTCCGGATGCGCCACAAACTGAACAAGCTGTTAAAATGATAGACTCTGTGGTTTTTCAGTTAACTGAAGCCATAAAACCGTTAAAACTTCCAGTAAATTACATTTTTTTATCTGATCATGGGATGACGGCCGTAGATCGTGATCATCCAATAGCAACTCCAAAAGCGATAGATACCGCTAAGTATATCATCGCTTCTTCAGGAACCCTTATGGATATTCATGCAAAAAATAAAGCTGATATTTTGCCTTTATTTCAAACTTTAAAAAATGAAGAAAAAGATTATAAGGTTTATTTAAAAACCGAAATGCCTGCTCATTTTCATTACAATGCAACAGATGATAGAATGAATAGGATTGGTGATATTCTTTTGGTTCCAGAATGGCCAAAGGTATTTTCGAGCCGTAAACCAGGTGCGGGGTATCATGGTTTTGATCCTGAAAAGGTAAAAGATATGCATGCAACATTTTTTGCTTGGGGGCCAGCGTTTAAAAAACAATTAAAAATTCCATCGTTTGAAAATGTGAATGTTTACCCATTAATAGCGAATATGCTTGGGTTATCTTATCAGGAAAAAATAGATGGAAAATTAGAAGTATTAAAATCAATATTAAAATAA
- a CDS encoding glycerophosphodiester phosphodiesterase family protein produces the protein MKRLLLTVAAVFALNLAYGQQFALKFKTVEDLQKFMQWTPSRYPLVSAHRGGPVPGFPENAIETFANSVKQHPVIIECDAALTKDSTLVMMHDDRLDRTSNGSGAIGEKSLTELKQLRLKDNNGTVTSFQIPTLDEVLIWGRDKVIYTLDVKRGVPYRKMIEAVRRTKAESYSIIITYNANQAAEVHQLAPDLMISASVRSVADLERLNQMGVPNNRIVAFVGTSAPEKSVYEYLHSKGIFCILGTMGNLDMSAKTNGDNLYPKLIENGADILSTDRSMESAAELLNYSKEKGLNTKHLVLEKK, from the coding sequence ATGAAAAGATTATTATTAACCGTAGCTGCTGTATTTGCACTTAATTTAGCATATGGCCAACAGTTTGCATTAAAATTTAAAACGGTCGAAGATTTGCAGAAATTTATGCAATGGACGCCGTCAAGATATCCATTAGTAAGTGCTCATCGTGGCGGACCTGTTCCTGGATTTCCGGAAAACGCCATTGAAACTTTTGCCAACAGTGTGAAGCAACATCCGGTTATTATTGAATGTGATGCCGCTCTAACCAAGGATTCTACTTTGGTAATGATGCATGATGACCGTTTAGATAGAACATCTAACGGGAGTGGGGCCATCGGAGAAAAAAGTTTAACAGAATTAAAACAGTTGCGTTTAAAAGATAACAATGGTACTGTTACATCTTTTCAAATTCCAACTCTTGATGAAGTTTTAATTTGGGGGCGTGATAAAGTAATTTACACACTTGATGTAAAGAGGGGAGTTCCTTATAGAAAAATGATTGAGGCTGTGCGTAGAACCAAAGCCGAATCTTACAGCATAATAATTACTTACAACGCAAACCAAGCTGCGGAAGTTCATCAACTCGCACCAGATTTAATGATTTCTGCTTCGGTTAGAAGCGTTGCCGATTTAGAAAGGTTAAATCAAATGGGTGTTCCGAACAACAGAATTGTAGCGTTTGTAGGTACTTCAGCTCCAGAAAAATCGGTATATGAATATTTACATAGCAAAGGAATTTTCTGCATTTTAGGAACTATGGGCAACTTAGATATGAGTGCAAAAACCAATGGTGATAACCTTTATCCTAAACTTATTGAAAACGGTGCAGATATTTTATCAACCGATAGAAGCATGGAAAGTGCAGCTGAATTATTAAATTATTCAAAAGAAAAAGGATTAAACACTAAGCATTTAGTTTTAGAAAAGAAATAA
- a CDS encoding glycerophosphodiester phosphodiesterase family protein — protein sequence MNNRIKFFVLTITLTTATLITSAQNQDIKLAAVFNRSQDKILVAAHRGDWRNAPENSLRALLLCIEKGFDIMELDVKMTKDSQMVVMHDNTIDRTTNAKGKVSDYTLLEIQKFRLKNGLGRVTLHPIPTLTEMMLVAKNKILINVDKGNDHLDRVFEILEKTETLSQAIVNVGDNVNYEKLIKEEKIPAKAYIMVVVNMNRVDALSVISGYQSNKRSIIQPIFDTDTLVGLKQIPIIAKQQVVWLNSLWPSLNGGHDDDRAVDLKEEKESWGWLIDKKPLIIQTDRPSELTLYLKKQGL from the coding sequence ATGAATAATCGAATCAAATTTTTTGTTTTAACCATTACACTAACTACCGCAACGCTGATTACTTCAGCACAAAACCAAGATATAAAACTTGCAGCTGTTTTTAATAGGAGTCAAGATAAAATTCTGGTGGCTGCACATCGTGGCGATTGGAGAAATGCACCAGAAAATTCTTTACGGGCACTTTTGCTTTGTATTGAAAAAGGTTTTGACATCATGGAACTGGATGTAAAAATGACCAAAGATAGCCAAATGGTTGTGATGCATGATAATACCATTGATAGAACAACAAATGCGAAAGGCAAAGTTAGTGACTATACCTTATTAGAAATCCAAAAGTTTAGGTTGAAGAATGGTTTGGGTAGGGTAACATTGCATCCCATTCCGACGTTAACTGAAATGATGCTGGTGGCAAAAAATAAGATATTAATTAATGTTGATAAAGGTAATGATCATTTGGACAGGGTTTTCGAAATTCTTGAAAAAACAGAAACATTGAGTCAGGCGATTGTTAACGTTGGCGATAATGTTAATTATGAAAAGCTTATTAAAGAAGAGAAAATTCCGGCAAAAGCTTATATAATGGTTGTGGTAAACATGAATCGTGTGGATGCTTTATCGGTTATCAGTGGATATCAAAGCAACAAAAGAAGCATTATTCAGCCAATTTTCGATACTGATACTTTGGTAGGCCTGAAACAGATTCCAATAATTGCAAAGCAGCAAGTAGTTTGGCTTAATAGTTTGTGGCCATCTTTAAATGGTGGTCATGATGACGACAGAGCTGTAGATTTAAAAGAAGAAAAAGAAAGTTGGGGCTGGTTGATAGATAAAAAGCCGCTAATCATTCAAACGGATAGACCTTCAGAATTGACTCTTTATTTGAAGAAGCAGGGTCTCTAA
- a CDS encoding formylglycine-generating enzyme family protein codes for MEATCSSNLPSRFGAKGVATMDSISSLSGKTSHLGMVWIPAGKSIMGAIDKNGRDDEYPAHEVKLDGYWMDETEVTNKQFAAFVNATGYKTMAERNPDWEEIKKQLPPGTPKPSEDALVPAALTFKSTNHQVDINNPSEWWHWTPGADWKHPQGPASSIKGKENFPVNQVCWDDALAYSKWAGKRLPTEAEWEYAAKGGLKNTVYPWGNEEIESGKPKANTWQGNFPLKNTAWDKFELLAPVKFFKPNGYGLYDMAGNVWEWVADWYDSDYYETLKNKVSMNPKGAVNSNDPMEPNVPKKITKGGSFMCNSSYCSGYRVSGRMKSSTDTALENTGFRCVSSR; via the coding sequence ATGGAAGCAACTTGCTCAAGTAATCTGCCTTCTCGTTTTGGTGCTAAAGGTGTTGCCACAATGGATTCTATTTCTTCTTTGTCAGGAAAAACTTCGCATTTAGGCATGGTATGGATTCCGGCAGGCAAATCTATTATGGGCGCTATCGATAAAAATGGAAGAGACGACGAATATCCTGCGCATGAGGTAAAGCTGGATGGCTATTGGATGGACGAAACTGAAGTAACAAATAAGCAATTTGCTGCGTTTGTTAATGCAACAGGCTATAAAACAATGGCAGAGCGAAACCCAGATTGGGAAGAAATTAAAAAGCAATTACCTCCAGGCACGCCAAAACCTTCAGAAGATGCACTTGTGCCTGCAGCTTTAACCTTCAAATCTACAAATCATCAAGTGGATATCAATAATCCAAGCGAATGGTGGCATTGGACGCCAGGGGCAGATTGGAAGCACCCTCAAGGACCTGCTAGTTCGATTAAGGGTAAAGAAAATTTTCCTGTTAACCAAGTCTGCTGGGATGATGCATTGGCGTATTCAAAATGGGCTGGTAAACGCCTTCCTACAGAAGCTGAATGGGAATATGCGGCGAAAGGCGGTTTGAAAAATACGGTTTATCCTTGGGGAAATGAAGAAATTGAAAGTGGAAAGCCAAAGGCAAATACCTGGCAAGGCAATTTTCCTCTAAAAAATACTGCTTGGGATAAATTTGAATTACTTGCACCCGTAAAATTTTTTAAACCGAATGGTTATGGCTTATATGATATGGCTGGAAATGTTTGGGAATGGGTAGCAGATTGGTATGATTCAGATTATTATGAAACGCTTAAAAACAAGGTTTCTATGAATCCTAAAGGTGCAGTAAATAGTAATGATCCAATGGAGCCAAATGTCCCTAAAAAAATTACCAAAGGCGGCTCTTTTATGTGCAATTCTTCATATTGTAGTGGATATAGGGTAAGTGGACGAATGAAGTCATCTACGGATACCGCATTGGAAAACACCGGATTTAGGTGTGTTTCGTCGAGGTAA
- a CDS encoding DUF4142 domain-containing protein, with product MKNKVILMFVALTSVLCLTNLQKISANSNFITINQDSTSSEKFVKEAMLYSMKALQTGGLAVNQSKNAGVKSFAKMIVNNHSMANNELRTLATKMKITLPMSKPEGGLRPDGRVDATPENLKDTSRNQNMGEAGNNGKMQKSISSGQIGDEAILKDINGLKTLSGNNFDKRFVEMMMTDQQKSITLFEEGTKAKDPGVKAFADKYLPILKKQLVAINSLSTKLK from the coding sequence ATGAAAAATAAAGTAATCTTAATGTTTGTCGCATTAACAAGTGTTTTATGCTTAACAAATCTTCAAAAAATCTCTGCAAATAGTAACTTTATCACTATTAATCAGGACAGTACATCATCAGAAAAATTTGTAAAAGAAGCAATGCTATACAGCATGAAAGCATTACAAACCGGAGGACTAGCTGTAAATCAATCAAAAAATGCAGGCGTAAAATCTTTTGCTAAAATGATAGTGAACAACCATTCAATGGCCAATAATGAATTGAGAACTTTGGCAACAAAAATGAAAATTACTTTGCCAATGTCAAAACCAGAAGGAGGATTAAGACCGGATGGCAGAGTTGATGCAACGCCAGAAAATTTAAAAGATACTTCACGCAATCAAAATATGGGTGAAGCAGGGAATAATGGAAAAATGCAAAAATCGATTAGCAGTGGTCAAATAGGTGACGAAGCCATTTTAAAAGATATAAATGGACTAAAAACTTTATCTGGAAATAATTTCGATAAAAGATTTGTAGAAATGATGATGACTGATCAGCAAAAGTCTATTACATTATTTGAAGAAGGAACAAAAGCTAAAGATCCTGGTGTCAAAGCATTTGCTGATAAATATTTACCAATACTTAAAAAGCAGCTTGTGGCAATCAATTCTTTATCAACTAAATTAAAGTAA
- the xth gene encoding exodeoxyribonuclease III: MKIATYNVNGVNGRLPVLLRWLEETQPDVVCLQELKAPQEKFPEKALLDAGYQSIWHGQKSWNGVAILSRGYEIKELRRGLAGDPEDIQSRYIEAQINGVVIGCLYLPNGNPAPGPKLEYKLSWMQRFTDHAAKLLAFDLPVVLTGDFNVIPTDFDVYKPERWVEDALFRPEVRDAFNKLIALGWTDAIRKLHPNDKIYTFWDYFRNAYGRDAGLRIDHFLLSPHLTSKLLSATVDKHVRGWEKSSDHAPVWIKLS; encoded by the coding sequence ATGAAAATAGCAACATATAATGTAAATGGAGTAAACGGTAGGCTACCCGTTTTACTCCGTTGGCTCGAAGAAACCCAACCAGATGTAGTTTGCCTGCAAGAACTTAAAGCACCACAAGAAAAATTTCCGGAAAAGGCACTTCTTGATGCTGGCTATCAATCTATTTGGCATGGGCAAAAAAGCTGGAATGGTGTGGCAATACTTTCTAGAGGTTATGAAATTAAGGAACTTCGGAGAGGACTTGCAGGCGATCCTGAAGATATTCAAAGTCGGTATATTGAAGCACAAATAAATGGAGTTGTAATCGGTTGCCTTTATTTACCAAACGGCAACCCGGCGCCAGGTCCAAAATTAGAATATAAATTAAGTTGGATGCAACGATTTACTGATCATGCTGCTAAATTATTAGCCTTTGATTTACCAGTGGTTCTTACTGGTGATTTCAATGTGATTCCTACCGATTTCGACGTTTATAAACCCGAAAGATGGGTTGAAGATGCGCTTTTTAGACCAGAAGTTAGAGACGCTTTTAATAAATTAATTGCTTTAGGTTGGACAGATGCAATAAGAAAACTTCATCCAAATGATAAAATTTATACCTTTTGGGATTATTTTAGAAACGCTTATGGCAGAGATGCTGGATTAAGAATAGATCATTTTTTATTAAGTCCACATTTAACGTCTAAACTTTTATCTGCTACTGTAGATAAACATGTTCGTGGATGGGAAAAGTCAAGCGATCATGCTCCGGTATGGATAAAACTTAGTTGA
- a CDS encoding HRDC domain-containing protein — MEKISKLKLYNDPSSDRLFNILTGLKDAFYTKIALFKISFNPFSVSEYIKTSHSASNLKPVIQETKLLSSIKPKAIANPQLYDKLSLWRKDVANKRGVQDYAVLSDQSLLFIAEKLPRTTDQLAAIKSVGIGNAREHGQQITGIVNAHLGTSTLF; from the coding sequence ATGGAGAAAATTTCAAAGTTAAAGCTTTATAATGATCCTTCCTCAGATCGTCTTTTTAATATTTTAACTGGCTTAAAAGATGCTTTTTATACAAAAATAGCATTGTTTAAAATATCATTTAATCCTTTTTCTGTGTCGGAGTATATTAAAACCTCGCATTCAGCAAGTAATTTGAAACCGGTTATTCAGGAGACGAAATTGCTGAGCAGCATTAAGCCAAAAGCAATTGCAAATCCTCAACTTTATGATAAGTTATCACTTTGGAGAAAAGACGTAGCCAATAAAAGAGGTGTGCAGGATTATGCTGTGCTTTCAGATCAGTCATTATTATTTATTGCGGAGAAATTGCCCAGAACGACCGATCAGCTTGCGGCAATTAAAAGCGTCGGTATCGGAAATGCAAGGGAACATGGTCAGCAAATTACTGGAATAGTTAATGCTCACTTAGGTACTAGCACTTTATTCTAG
- a CDS encoding Hsp70 family protein, producing MSKFLYGIDFGTTNSALSIYDEEKEEIVDTISIPSLIYFTETKSSIEGDSHIVGENAIEAYLSDGMKGRFIKSIKQILSRTTFTETRIHNRRYNASDLVTLILKDLKEKADKIIGQDCKKAVIGRPVFFDDDNTMKDTLAQTRLQRAAENAGFSEVRFQFEPIGAAFAYEKSITKKERVLVADLGGGTTDFTYLILDPEKVGSKNRKNDMIASGGIYIGGDSLDSAFMWDKGTPYFGKNTQYEATPGKILTVPKSLFANICTWDKMNFFNGLKIKKDIEDYYYYSGNDPKFKNLITLIENNLGYSFFRSIEKTKIELSDQEVSKFAYSNMEIDIDEEISLAQYNSIIEKDINKIEVYLNGFMDLHKINAEEIDCLFLTGGTSMVSAVQNLFKTRFPHIPLNSGDNFKSVAKGLALSGYLFED from the coding sequence ATGAGCAAGTTTTTATACGGAATAGATTTTGGTACTACTAATTCAGCACTTTCCATTTACGATGAAGAAAAAGAAGAAATTGTTGATACCATTTCAATTCCATCATTAATATACTTCACTGAAACCAAAAGTTCCATAGAAGGAGATAGCCATATTGTGGGGGAAAACGCAATTGAAGCCTATTTAAGCGATGGGATGAAGGGTCGATTTATTAAATCTATAAAGCAAATTCTTTCCAGGACTACTTTCACAGAAACTAGGATTCACAATAGAAGGTATAACGCTTCGGATTTAGTAACCTTGATTTTAAAAGATTTAAAAGAAAAAGCAGATAAAATTATTGGTCAAGATTGTAAAAAAGCGGTAATTGGTCGCCCTGTTTTTTTTGATGATGATAATACAATGAAAGACACTTTGGCTCAAACCAGACTTCAAAGGGCTGCAGAAAATGCTGGCTTTTCTGAAGTTCGATTTCAGTTTGAACCTATAGGGGCTGCATTCGCATATGAAAAAAGTATTACAAAAAAAGAGCGGGTTTTAGTTGCAGATTTAGGTGGAGGAACAACAGATTTTACCTACTTAATTTTAGACCCAGAGAAGGTTGGAAGCAAAAATAGAAAAAATGATATGATTGCTTCTGGAGGTATTTACATTGGAGGAGATAGTTTGGATTCTGCCTTTATGTGGGACAAAGGAACGCCATATTTCGGAAAAAATACCCAGTACGAAGCTACGCCAGGAAAAATTTTAACTGTGCCTAAATCGCTCTTTGCAAATATTTGTACCTGGGATAAAATGAACTTTTTTAACGGATTAAAAATTAAAAAAGACATCGAAGATTATTATTATTATTCAGGTAACGATCCTAAGTTCAAAAATCTCATTACGTTAATTGAGAACAATTTGGGATATTCTTTTTTCCGATCAATTGAGAAAACTAAAATTGAATTATCGGATCAGGAAGTTTCTAAATTTGCCTATTCGAATATGGAAATAGATATAGATGAGGAAATATCGCTTGCTCAATATAATTCGATCATCGAAAAAGATATTAATAAAATTGAAGTTTATTTAAACGGATTTATGGATTTGCACAAGATTAATGCTGAAGAAATAGATTGTTTATTTTTAACTGGAGGAACTTCGATGGTTTCTGCAGTGCAAAATTTATTTAAAACCAGGTTTCCGCACATTCCATTAAACTCTGGAGATAACTTTAAAAGTGTAGCAAAAGGATTGGCATTAAGCGGCTATTTATTTGAAGATTGA